One window of Phycisphaeraceae bacterium genomic DNA carries:
- a CDS encoding type II secretion system protein: MPLHTPNRSEPPLRAPRPRAFTLIELLVSISIIAVLIGILIPSLSQARESARRVRCLANLRGMGTGLNLYMDTNNRILPKVSFLQDQAEGDGETDETLLDVLDSYIDAPRPRRENPDDLTSLYISVEPYVCPGDRKSSDAESGYEPVWRVYGTSYSYVPGLFIYFLEGLTVPRPEFGVTKAYENRRDWPVLADASWDSREDAWHKGRSGDLPGACALFFTDGRADWAPRQASDSELAKFLKEAARFGGLPLP; this comes from the coding sequence ATCCGAGCCCCCGCTGCGTGCGCCCCGCCCCCGCGCTTTCACGCTCATCGAGCTTCTTGTCTCCATCTCCATCATCGCCGTCCTCATCGGGATCCTGATCCCCAGTCTCTCCCAGGCCCGCGAGTCCGCACGCCGCGTCCGCTGTCTCGCCAACCTCCGAGGGATGGGCACCGGCCTCAACCTCTACATGGACACCAACAACCGCATCCTCCCCAAGGTCTCCTTCCTGCAAGACCAGGCCGAGGGCGATGGCGAGACCGACGAAACCCTCCTCGACGTGCTCGACAGCTACATCGACGCGCCCCGTCCGCGCCGCGAGAACCCCGACGACCTCACCTCCCTCTACATCTCCGTCGAGCCCTATGTCTGCCCCGGCGATCGCAAAAGCAGCGATGCCGAGTCCGGATACGAGCCCGTCTGGCGCGTCTACGGCACCTCATACTCCTACGTCCCCGGTCTCTTCATCTACTTCCTCGAAGGGCTCACCGTCCCGCGCCCCGAGTTCGGCGTGACAAAGGCCTATGAGAACCGGCGCGACTGGCCCGTGCTCGCCGATGCCTCGTGGGACAGCCGCGAAGACGCTTGGCACAAAGGTCGCAGCGGCGATCTTCCCGGTGCGTGCGCCCTCTTCTTCACCGACGGGCGCGCCGACTGGGCCCCGAGACAGGCCTCAGACTCCGAACTCGCCAAGTTCCTCAAAGAAGCCGCACGCTTCGGAGGTCTCCCCCTCCCATGA
- a CDS encoding ankyrin repeat domain-containing protein, which produces MSASRPMSLSIVVIILLVAGGFMFWTVRELAAELRHDGAYGLQASPAIISAASGGDLAGIERETKKGSDINALLPSGGLSRVAITPLMAASMNANAPAVRKLLELGASLETRSSDGRTAIIYAAGWGNAETINALLDKGARVDARGDDGWTATMLAAARGDLDRLRALLNAGANVDARNKWGQTALFIAAQAGSMDRVKALLDAGARATIDWADNSGATPVAMAAAAPDSSGVLSLLLAAGADPNLTDNDGLTPLMRAADRGDVESIKALLAAKADTSVKDRLGRTARDWAQSRDDALGRAAAELLPEQD; this is translated from the coding sequence ATGTCCGCGTCACGCCCCATGTCTCTCTCGATCGTGGTCATCATTCTTCTCGTCGCAGGCGGCTTCATGTTCTGGACCGTCCGCGAACTCGCCGCCGAACTCCGACACGACGGTGCCTACGGCCTCCAGGCCTCTCCCGCCATCATCTCCGCCGCATCCGGAGGCGACCTCGCAGGCATCGAACGCGAAACCAAAAAGGGTTCGGATATCAACGCCCTCCTCCCCTCCGGCGGCCTCTCCCGCGTCGCCATCACCCCGCTCATGGCCGCCTCCATGAACGCCAACGCCCCCGCCGTCCGCAAGCTCCTCGAACTCGGCGCATCCCTCGAAACCCGCTCCAGCGACGGGCGCACCGCCATCATCTATGCCGCGGGATGGGGCAACGCCGAAACCATCAATGCCCTGCTCGACAAGGGCGCGCGCGTCGATGCGCGAGGCGACGACGGCTGGACGGCCACCATGCTCGCCGCCGCCCGAGGCGATCTCGACCGTCTCCGCGCCCTGCTCAACGCCGGCGCGAACGTTGACGCACGCAACAAGTGGGGCCAGACCGCCCTCTTCATCGCCGCACAGGCCGGAAGCATGGACCGCGTCAAGGCCCTCCTCGACGCCGGAGCCCGCGCCACCATCGACTGGGCCGACAACTCCGGCGCAACCCCCGTCGCTATGGCCGCCGCCGCACCCGACTCTTCCGGTGTCCTCTCCCTGCTGCTCGCCGCCGGTGCGGATCCCAACCTCACCGACAACGACGGGCTCACGCCCCTCATGCGGGCCGCCGATCGTGGCGATGTCGAGAGCATCAAGGCCCTCCTCGCCGCCAAAGCCGACACCAGCGTCAAGGACCGTCTCGGCCGCACCGCCCGCGACTGGGCCCAGAGCCGCGACGACGCCCTCGGACGCGCCGCCGCCGAGCTCCTCCCCGAGCAGGACTGA
- a CDS encoding ankyrin repeat domain-containing protein: MSESRQPVPSPILGIVGLVVVAGLITLALKYNSPQQSNNPDSPPSATGPADPVPQSPDQPAADPKPISEPPRQADPAPEVPKPLVPSPDYLASMEAPDLASALATVPAVSRAEIATAVLLVAAEREGTPADLIATLASASANLNAQDDKGRTPLMLAAAEANIDMVFALLDHGAAVWTKDAEGMDAREHALARNDARGYEIAEVLEGAGRD; this comes from the coding sequence ATGTCCGAATCACGCCAGCCCGTTCCCTCTCCAATCCTGGGTATCGTCGGGCTCGTCGTCGTCGCCGGGCTGATCACCCTCGCCCTCAAGTACAACTCACCCCAGCAGTCCAACAACCCCGACTCACCCCCCAGCGCAACCGGCCCTGCTGATCCAGTGCCCCAATCGCCCGACCAGCCCGCCGCCGATCCCAAGCCCATCTCCGAGCCGCCCCGCCAAGCGGATCCCGCCCCCGAAGTACCCAAGCCCCTGGTTCCATCACCCGACTACCTCGCGTCGATGGAAGCGCCCGACCTCGCCTCCGCGCTCGCGACCGTGCCCGCCGTCTCGCGCGCCGAGATCGCCACCGCCGTGCTCCTCGTCGCCGCCGAGCGCGAGGGAACACCGGCGGATCTCATCGCGACGCTCGCGAGCGCGAGCGCCAACCTCAACGCCCAGGACGACAAGGGCCGCACGCCCCTCATGCTCGCCGCCGCCGAGGCCAACATCGACATGGTCTTCGCCCTCCTCGACCACGGCGCAGCCGTCTGGACCAAAGACGCCGAAGGCATGGACGCGCGCGAGCACGCCCTCGCCCGCAACGACGCCCGGGGATACGAGATCGCCGAAGTCCTCGAGGGCGCGGGCCGCGACTGA
- a CDS encoding aminotransferase class V-fold PLP-dependent enzyme, translating to MKTTTSTRPSRSEFATHWRLDPAITFLNHGSYGACPEVVIDAQNEIRALMEREPVRFFMQHLERLTDVVRERVGAFVNCAPKDLAFAPNATVAIATVLQNIDFKPGDEILVNTHEYMSAINELGRMAERLGTKTVKAKVPFPITDEQQVIDAVMAAVTPRTRLAIISHITSPTAIILPVKKLTDLLHARGIRVLIDGAHAPAQVTLDVTDLGADYYVADFHKWVSSPKGSSFLHVQPGLQKGFRPISLSSRVHNVRDDRAPFLAEFDYVGTSDYSALLAVPAALDFFDKVLPGGIPALMKRNHDLVVKGRAAVCKATGLAPPAPEDMLPSMATILLPALPAAARNTRTVFGDPLQDRLVDEHRIQVPVWALPDCGTRFTRISAQLYNTLAEFEHFGKALALELEREARTDSE from the coding sequence GTGAAGACGACCACCTCCACCCGGCCCTCTCGGTCCGAGTTCGCCACACACTGGCGCCTCGACCCCGCGATCACGTTCCTCAACCACGGCTCCTACGGCGCATGCCCGGAAGTCGTGATCGACGCGCAGAACGAGATCCGCGCGCTGATGGAACGCGAGCCCGTCCGCTTCTTCATGCAGCACCTCGAACGCCTCACCGACGTCGTCCGCGAGCGCGTCGGCGCGTTCGTCAACTGCGCGCCCAAGGACCTCGCCTTCGCGCCCAACGCCACCGTCGCCATCGCCACCGTCCTCCAGAACATCGACTTCAAGCCCGGCGATGAGATCCTCGTCAACACGCACGAGTACATGTCCGCCATCAACGAGCTCGGACGCATGGCCGAGCGGCTGGGCACGAAGACGGTCAAGGCCAAGGTCCCCTTCCCCATCACCGACGAGCAGCAGGTCATCGACGCCGTGATGGCCGCAGTTACGCCCCGCACCCGGCTCGCCATCATCTCGCACATCACAAGCCCGACGGCCATCATCCTCCCCGTCAAGAAACTCACCGACCTCCTCCACGCGCGGGGCATCCGCGTCCTCATCGACGGCGCGCACGCCCCCGCCCAGGTCACCCTCGACGTCACCGACCTCGGCGCGGACTACTACGTCGCCGACTTCCACAAGTGGGTCTCCAGCCCCAAGGGCTCCTCCTTCCTCCACGTCCAACCCGGGCTCCAGAAGGGCTTCAGGCCGATCTCCCTCTCCAGCCGCGTCCACAACGTCCGCGACGATCGCGCCCCCTTCCTCGCCGAGTTCGACTACGTCGGAACCTCCGACTACTCCGCGCTCCTGGCCGTCCCCGCCGCACTCGACTTCTTCGACAAGGTCCTCCCCGGCGGAATCCCTGCCCTCATGAAGCGCAACCACGACCTCGTCGTCAAGGGACGCGCCGCCGTCTGCAAGGCCACCGGCCTCGCGCCCCCCGCGCCCGAAGACATGCTCCCCTCCATGGCCACCATCCTCCTCCCCGCGCTCCCCGCCGCCGCCAGGAACACACGAACCGTCTTCGGCGATCCCCTCCAGGACCGCCTCGTCGACGAGCACCGCATCCAGGTCCCCGTCTGGGCCCTCCCCGACTGCGGCACGCGCTTCACACGCATCTCCGCCCAGCTCTACAACACCCTCGCCGAGTTCGAGCACTTCGGCAAGGCCCTCGCCCTCGAACTCGAGCGCGAGGCACGCACCGACAGCGAGTGA
- a CDS encoding right-handed parallel beta-helix repeat-containing protein has product MSAKMSIRTLVAALAITTLPQIALAGPLTPPDGMPGPTMKTLDQVEPRRPINMDTVPGDGTAFYIINQSGSYYLTGMAIVTGDIVAIQVNAPNVVIDLNGFMVVRATPAASTKPLIRVSNSAYGDVTIKNGTIRNAGGHGIELAGPNCRVENVTVTTPGGHGIYAYGARNQVLNCIIDTPKMDGINVGDEAIVMNSQVQGSTTHGITAGANSEVRSSRVKTAGQNGINVGSGTLVQDCTVSTATAFGIAAQFNTGTQRFINNTVTNCGSGGMRIYSTSQVVGNTVNLTGLNVPGLTIFSDGSRVQNNLFIGGSHAVTIDASGDDNLVFGNQAVNPGTGNGFGSVNVANNQVGPIVTAGGTIASTNPFANFSH; this is encoded by the coding sequence ATGTCCGCCAAGATGTCAATCCGTACGCTCGTTGCCGCACTCGCCATCACCACGCTGCCTCAGATCGCTCTGGCCGGCCCGCTCACTCCTCCGGACGGGATGCCCGGCCCGACGATGAAGACGCTGGATCAGGTTGAGCCGCGTCGTCCGATCAACATGGACACGGTTCCCGGCGACGGCACCGCGTTCTACATCATCAACCAGAGCGGCAGCTACTACCTGACGGGGATGGCGATCGTGACCGGGGACATCGTCGCGATCCAGGTGAATGCTCCGAACGTTGTGATTGATCTGAACGGCTTCATGGTTGTTCGGGCGACCCCTGCGGCGTCGACCAAGCCGCTGATCCGCGTCAGCAACTCGGCTTACGGCGACGTGACGATCAAGAACGGGACGATCCGGAACGCCGGCGGGCACGGGATCGAGCTTGCGGGTCCGAACTGCCGCGTCGAGAACGTGACGGTGACGACTCCGGGCGGTCACGGGATCTACGCCTATGGCGCACGCAACCAGGTCCTGAACTGCATCATCGACACCCCGAAGATGGACGGCATCAACGTCGGTGACGAGGCGATCGTGATGAACAGCCAGGTCCAGGGCTCGACCACGCACGGCATCACCGCCGGCGCGAACTCCGAGGTGCGCTCCAGCAGGGTGAAGACGGCCGGCCAGAACGGCATCAACGTCGGTTCAGGCACACTCGTGCAGGACTGCACGGTGAGCACGGCGACGGCCTTCGGCATCGCGGCCCAGTTCAACACCGGGACCCAGCGGTTCATCAACAACACGGTGACGAACTGCGGCTCCGGCGGCATGCGGATCTACTCGACGAGCCAGGTTGTCGGCAACACCGTCAACCTCACCGGCCTGAACGTGCCGGGCCTGACGATCTTCAGCGACGGCAGCCGCGTGCAGAACAACCTGTTCATCGGCGGCAGCCACGCGGTGACGATCGATGCCTCGGGCGACGACAACCTGGTGTTCGGCAACCAGGCGGTGAACCCCGGCACGGGCAACGGGTTCGGCAGCGTGAACGTTGCGAACAACCAGGTCGGCCCGATCGTGACTGCGGGCGGGACGATCGCCTCGACGAACCCGTTCGCGAACTTCAGCCACTGA
- a CDS encoding adenine-specific methyltransferase EcoRI family protein, whose translation MPKPPRKRAPAKPPAPKNLNRSLHAAKATKQDEFYTQLPDIEKELKHYTKHFAGKTVLCNCDDPKVSNFFRYFSRKFHDLKLKRLITTCYRNADPDLFSQNESGRGLRLIYSGELTPGGSVPGFTKLDKKMLDGDGDFRSKECIALLKEADIVVTNPPFSLFREYVAQLVESGKKFIIIGNHNAITYREIFTLIRDNRIWLGNTHPVAFVVPDHYEMRGTRSWRDENGTNWRSLGNACWFTNLDIAKRHEDLTLYKTFDKKAYPKFDNYDAVEVSAYKNIPMDFDGVMGVPVTFLEHHNPEQFEIIGLIAGNIRGLAGIPSASNKDGPYINGRLKYGRILIRRKKQSK comes from the coding sequence ATGCCGAAACCGCCTCGAAAGCGCGCACCAGCCAAGCCACCCGCGCCCAAGAACCTGAATCGCAGTCTCCACGCCGCCAAAGCAACCAAGCAAGACGAGTTCTACACGCAACTCCCCGACATCGAGAAGGAACTCAAGCACTACACCAAGCACTTTGCGGGCAAGACGGTCCTCTGCAACTGCGACGACCCCAAAGTCAGCAACTTCTTCCGCTACTTCTCGCGGAAGTTCCACGATCTGAAACTCAAGCGGCTCATCACGACCTGCTATCGCAACGCAGACCCCGACCTCTTCAGCCAGAACGAGAGCGGTCGCGGCCTTCGGCTGATCTACAGCGGCGAGTTGACGCCGGGCGGAAGCGTCCCGGGGTTTACCAAGCTCGATAAAAAGATGCTGGACGGCGACGGCGACTTCCGCAGCAAGGAGTGCATCGCGCTCCTGAAGGAAGCGGACATCGTCGTCACCAACCCGCCCTTCTCCCTGTTCAGGGAGTACGTGGCGCAGTTGGTGGAAAGCGGCAAGAAGTTCATCATTATTGGCAATCACAACGCGATCACATATCGGGAGATCTTCACGCTGATCCGGGATAACAGAATTTGGCTGGGGAACACGCACCCGGTGGCTTTTGTTGTTCCAGATCACTACGAAATGCGCGGAACGAGAAGCTGGCGAGACGAGAATGGCACCAACTGGCGCAGTCTCGGAAACGCCTGCTGGTTCACGAACCTCGACATTGCCAAGCGGCACGAAGACCTCACGCTGTACAAGACTTTCGACAAAAAAGCATATCCGAAATTCGACAACTATGACGCGGTGGAAGTGTCTGCGTACAAGAACATACCGATGGATTTTGACGGCGTAATGGGAGTCCCGGTGACGTTCCTTGAGCACCACAATCCTGAGCAGTTCGAGATCATTGGTCTGATAGCGGGGAATATCAGAGGGCTTGCAGGCATCCCGTCTGCGAGCAACAAGGATGGCCCGTATATCAATGGCAGATTGAAGTACGGCCGGATCCTCATCCGCCGAAAGAAGCAGAGCAAATGA
- a CDS encoding DUF262 domain-containing protein, with product MKIDLHRITVRQLAAGYLDNAEEGVRAFGGKLDVRPPYQREFIYKDKQRNAVIDTVRRNFPLNVMYWSVRDDGNYEVIDGQQRTLSICQYVNGDFSIDGLYFNNQQDDHRKQILDYECMVYFCSGTDSERLDWFRTINIAGEKLTEQELRNAVYAGPWTADAKRYFSKTGCPAYGLAGDYLKGVAIRQEYLETAIEWHAEAEGVKTIEEYMGKHQHDPSAVALWNHFRSVIDWAKATFPTYRKEMKGVAWGPLFNEFGKKALDPKRLEKQVADLMEDEDVTSKPGIYPFVLSGDEWHLNIRAFTPNMKREAYQRQKGKCAKCRKPFAIEEMEADHATPWSKGGKTVAANCQMLCKEDNRRKSSK from the coding sequence ATGAAGATTGACCTCCACCGCATCACCGTCCGCCAACTCGCCGCTGGCTATCTCGACAATGCCGAAGAGGGCGTCCGCGCCTTCGGCGGCAAGCTCGACGTCCGCCCCCCCTACCAGCGAGAGTTCATCTACAAGGACAAGCAGCGCAACGCCGTCATCGACACCGTCCGCCGGAACTTCCCCCTCAACGTCATGTACTGGTCCGTCCGCGACGATGGCAACTACGAAGTCATCGACGGCCAGCAGCGTACCCTTTCAATCTGCCAATACGTGAACGGCGACTTCTCCATCGACGGGCTCTACTTCAACAACCAGCAGGACGACCACCGCAAGCAGATCCTCGACTATGAGTGCATGGTCTACTTCTGCTCCGGCACCGACAGCGAGCGCCTGGACTGGTTCCGCACCATCAACATCGCGGGCGAGAAACTCACCGAGCAGGAACTCCGCAACGCCGTCTATGCCGGGCCGTGGACCGCCGACGCCAAACGCTACTTCAGCAAGACCGGCTGCCCCGCCTACGGCCTCGCGGGCGACTACCTCAAGGGCGTCGCCATACGTCAGGAATACCTTGAAACCGCGATCGAGTGGCACGCGGAGGCCGAGGGCGTCAAGACGATCGAAGAGTACATGGGCAAGCACCAGCACGACCCCAGCGCCGTCGCCCTCTGGAACCACTTCCGCAGCGTCATCGACTGGGCCAAGGCGACCTTCCCGACCTACCGCAAAGAGATGAAGGGTGTGGCGTGGGGGCCGCTCTTCAACGAGTTTGGAAAGAAGGCGCTGGACCCCAAAAGACTAGAGAAGCAGGTCGCGGACCTCATGGAAGATGAGGACGTGACGAGCAAGCCGGGGATCTACCCGTTTGTACTGAGCGGCGATGAATGGCATCTGAACATCCGCGCGTTCACTCCCAATATGAAGCGTGAGGCATACCAGCGGCAGAAGGGAAAGTGCGCGAAATGCAGGAAGCCCTTTGCCATCGAAGAGATGGAGGCCGACCACGCCACGCCATGGAGCAAAGGCGGCAAGACCGTCGCAGCAAACTGCCAGATGCTCTGCAAAGAAGACAACCGCAGAAAATCAAGCAAGTGA
- the cls gene encoding cardiolipin synthase yields the protein MISDVLTWISLSLPLLHWGLVITLALRILSKRRPPGVSIAWLLVLAIVPFLGAAVYLLFGEAWLGASRIRRSLSAERPVRRLMERVERRAGAEIHELPECVESVALVGMATDAMPVVGGNAVEILDGADEAFPAIIRDIDEAQRSIELLFYIWEPRGRVLEVERAIERAAARGVHCRVLVDATGGASFFGSGSPRRLREAGVEVERALPVKWLRAHLSRIDLRNHRKLVIIDEQIGYTGSLNMADPKHFKVRAGVGEWVDVMARVRGPGVATLSAVFESDWMIETARTCPEAIARESIAQQVGNVEMQVVPSGPRSHQETIHRMLIQGVHEARRELVFTTPYFTPDEAMMAALVTAAQRRVGVTLIVPERVDSRLVALASSAYYQDLLDAGARIMLYQGGLLHAKTVTIDGTIAMLGTVNMDRRSFGINYELSVFLYDAAACARLREVQQHYLQESVEITSTDWARRSRVRRLVENGVQLLSPLL from the coding sequence GTGATCTCCGACGTGCTGACGTGGATCTCGCTCTCGCTGCCGCTCCTCCACTGGGGCTTGGTGATCACGCTGGCGCTTCGCATCCTGTCGAAGCGCAGGCCCCCCGGCGTCTCGATCGCGTGGCTGCTCGTGCTCGCGATCGTGCCGTTTCTCGGCGCGGCGGTCTATCTGCTCTTCGGCGAGGCGTGGCTCGGCGCGTCGCGCATCAGGCGGTCGCTCTCCGCCGAGCGACCGGTGCGTAGGTTGATGGAACGCGTCGAGCGGCGCGCGGGCGCGGAGATCCATGAGCTGCCCGAGTGCGTCGAGTCTGTCGCGCTCGTCGGCATGGCGACCGATGCGATGCCGGTCGTCGGCGGCAACGCCGTCGAGATCCTCGACGGCGCGGACGAGGCATTCCCCGCGATCATCCGGGACATCGACGAAGCCCAGCGATCCATCGAGCTGCTCTTCTATATCTGGGAGCCGCGCGGGCGCGTGCTGGAGGTCGAACGGGCGATCGAGCGTGCCGCGGCGAGGGGCGTTCACTGTCGGGTGCTGGTGGACGCGACCGGGGGCGCGTCGTTCTTCGGTTCCGGCTCGCCTCGCCGGTTGCGAGAGGCGGGGGTCGAGGTCGAACGGGCGTTGCCTGTGAAGTGGCTGCGGGCCCATCTCTCGCGGATCGATCTTCGCAACCACCGCAAGCTCGTGATCATCGATGAGCAGATCGGATACACGGGCAGTCTGAACATGGCGGACCCGAAGCACTTCAAGGTCCGGGCGGGTGTGGGCGAGTGGGTCGATGTCATGGCTCGCGTGCGCGGGCCCGGGGTCGCGACGCTGTCGGCCGTGTTTGAGTCTGACTGGATGATCGAGACCGCGCGCACCTGCCCCGAGGCGATCGCGCGCGAGTCGATCGCGCAGCAGGTCGGGAACGTCGAGATGCAGGTGGTGCCCTCCGGCCCGCGTTCGCACCAGGAGACCATCCATCGCATGCTGATCCAGGGCGTTCACGAGGCCCGGCGCGAACTGGTTTTCACCACGCCCTACTTCACGCCGGATGAGGCGATGATGGCCGCGCTCGTGACCGCGGCGCAGCGGCGCGTCGGCGTGACGCTGATCGTCCCCGAGCGGGTGGACAGCCGCCTCGTCGCGCTCGCTTCCAGCGCGTACTACCAGGATCTTCTCGACGCGGGCGCGAGGATCATGCTCTATCAAGGAGGGTTGCTGCATGCCAAGACCGTCACGATCGACGGCACGATCGCGATGCTCGGGACGGTGAACATGGACCGGCGGAGTTTCGGGATCAACTACGAGTTGAGCGTGTTTCTGTATGACGCCGCGGCGTGCGCGCGATTGCGCGAGGTGCAGCAGCACTATCTGCAAGAGAGTGTGGAGATCACCTCGACGGACTGGGCTCGGCGCAGCCGCGTGAGGAGACTGGTGGAGAACGGCGTGCAGCTGCTCTCGCCACTGCTGTAG
- a CDS encoding MBL fold metallo-hydrolase gives MPSPVRPSDESRRRPAGADHPAQRGAGALGGLRLSTRAIRSGLRRYPPELLGSFLRRGVLANAGSARPPAEVRDLLSELAPHGMALIWLGHASVMATLGPITIVVDPVLSERIGPRLLGRTWGLSRRAPAPVAPGSLAGSDLLLLTHAHFDHLDRPTLEGLASDRTTVVTPLRCASLVPHGFARVIELAPGASYEQGGATIHALEAAHWGARLVLDRGRGTLAYAVKHPEGSILFAGDTAFTTSFARAHDLVGPIDVAAFGIGAYDPWEHMHATPEQVWRMFTSIGARFLLPIHHSTFELSDEPLDEPVRRLLAAAGDDGARVMASSPGEIVVMTKPA, from the coding sequence ATGCCCAGCCCCGTGCGCCCATCCGACGAGTCTCGGCGACGCCCGGCGGGCGCGGATCACCCCGCCCAGAGAGGCGCAGGCGCTCTGGGCGGGCTGAGACTCTCGACACGGGCGATCCGCTCGGGGCTCCGGCGCTATCCGCCGGAGCTGCTCGGCTCGTTCCTCCGTCGGGGCGTGCTGGCGAACGCGGGCTCGGCAAGGCCGCCCGCCGAGGTGCGAGACCTCTTGTCCGAACTCGCGCCCCACGGGATGGCCCTGATCTGGCTCGGGCACGCGTCGGTGATGGCGACGCTCGGACCGATCACGATCGTGGTCGATCCGGTGCTCTCTGAGCGGATCGGCCCGCGCCTGCTCGGCCGGACGTGGGGGCTCTCGCGTCGCGCGCCCGCGCCGGTCGCGCCGGGGTCGCTGGCGGGCTCGGACCTGCTGCTGCTGACGCACGCCCACTTCGACCATCTCGATCGCCCCACGCTCGAAGGCCTGGCGTCGGATCGCACCACGGTCGTGACGCCGCTCCGGTGTGCGTCGCTGGTGCCGCACGGGTTCGCGCGGGTGATCGAGCTCGCGCCCGGCGCCTCGTACGAGCAGGGCGGGGCGACCATCCACGCCCTGGAGGCCGCCCACTGGGGGGCGCGGCTCGTGCTCGATCGCGGACGAGGCACGCTCGCCTACGCCGTGAAACACCCGGAGGGCTCGATCCTCTTCGCCGGTGACACCGCCTTCACAACGTCGTTCGCGCGGGCACACGACTTGGTCGGCCCGATCGATGTCGCGGCGTTCGGCATCGGCGCATACGACCCGTGGGAGCACATGCACGCCACGCCCGAGCAGGTCTGGCGGATGTTCACGTCGATCGGCGCGAGGTTCCTGCTCCCGATCCATCACTCGACCTTTGAACTCTCCGATGAGCCGCTCGACGAGCCGGTCCGCCGGCTGCTCGCCGCGGCCGGTGACGACGGCGCGCGCGTGATGGCGTCATCGCCGGGTGAGATCGTCGTGATGACGAAGCCAGCGTAG